From a region of the Synchiropus splendidus isolate RoL2022-P1 chromosome 12, RoL_Sspl_1.0, whole genome shotgun sequence genome:
- the LOC128768597 gene encoding trace amine-associated receptor 4-like, with product MDPGVWLNWTDKHNCSENVTRLSATSYLLCVFAGVISILTMCGNLLIIVSIIYFKQLRTPTNFIILSLAVADLLVGALVLPFSTVLYVSSCWYHRDLLCWARAIFDVLLCTCSILNLCFISVDRYYSVFQPLHYRRRMNLCVTTVTIVMIWATSSMTGFGIMVRSLNKGQSSECVVLTPTSSSFIGAVAVFFLPAIIMFIVYMKILLVAHRQARSIQSTKSGVVVKTDNKATKTLSTVMGIFMLCWLPYFLCIILRLYGGYRIPESTVVTFKWLGWSNSMLNPFVYGFFYTWFRSAVRIILSRRIHRQDCSYINLF from the coding sequence ATGGATCCTGGAGTCTGGCTGAACTGGACCGACAAACACAACTGCAGTGAGAACGTGACTCGCTTGTCTGCTACTTCAtatctgttgtgtgttttcgcCGGGGTTATATCCATTCTGACAATGTGCGGGAACCTTCTCATCATCGTGTCCATCATCTACTTCAAACAGCTCCGCACTCCGACGAACTTCATCATCCTGTCTCTGGCTGTGGCTGACCTGCTGGTTGGGGCTTTGGTTTTGCCCTTCAGCACCGTCTTGTATGTCAGCTCGTGCTGGTATCACAGGGACCTCCTGTGCTGGGCTCGGGCCATCTTTGACGTCCTCCTGTGCACGTGCTCCATCCTCAACCTGTGCTTCATCTCCGTGGACAGGTACTACTCAGTGTTTCAGCCCCTCCACTACAGGAGGAGGATGAACCTGTGCGTCACGACCGTGACCATCGTCATGATCTGGGCCACCTCCTCCATGACGGGGTTCGGGATCATGGTCCGATCCCTGAACAAGGGTCAGTCCAGCGAATGTGTCGTTCTTACACCCACATCTTCCTCATTTATCGGGGCAGTGGCGGTGTTCTTCCTGCCTGCTATAATCATGTTCATCGTCTACATGAAGATCCTGCTGGTGGCTCACCGGCAGGCCCGCAGCATCCAGAGCACAAAGTCAGGAGTTGTGGTCAAGACAGACAACAAGGCCACCAAAACTCTCTCCACTGTCATGGGCATCTTCATGTTATGCTGGCTTCCGTATTTTCTCTGCATCATCTTAAGGCTTTACGGTGGCTACAGGATACCCGAGTCTACTGTGGTGACCTTCAAGTGGCTGGGCTGGTCCAACTCCATGCTCAATCCATTTGTCTACGGGTTCTTTTACACCTGGTTCAGATCAGCCGTCAGAATTATTTTGTCTCGTAGAATCCATCGTCAGGATTGTTCCTATATTAATCTTTTTTAA
- the LOC128768599 gene encoding trace amine-associated receptor 4-like codes for MDLRRSINGTTDFPCLGIDEAFLQMEGHSAKCVLIHLFMAFHAAITVFGNLLVITSILYFRQLHSPTNYLITSLAVADLLVGTLVYPMTIHSSLTSCVFSDALLCPVRQVLDVSLCTASILNLCCISVDRYYAVCEPLRYRVKINDHVVVLMIAVNWAVSLLIGLCLTTVEIHAPCEGLCVIVVFVRLLGLIIAFYLPMTVMLSIYLKIFMVAHRQVRSIQVAVLKTSNPTISRMERKATTTLAVVMGTFLICWLPFFLYTTLLFVTPVNLLVMEFLNWFALCNSTLNPFIYGFFYSWFRSAFRMIIAGKIFKGDFRNSRLQ; via the coding sequence ATGGACCTCAGGCGCAGCATCAATGGGACAACTGACTTTCCTTGTTTGGGGATAGATGAGGCTTTCCTTCAGATGGAAGGGCATTCAGCCAAATGTGTGCTGATCCACCTCTTCATGGCTTTTCATGCTGCCATCACCGTATTCGGAAACCTCCTGGTCATCACCTCCATCCTCTACTTCCGACAGCTCCACTCTCCCACCAACTATCTCATCACCTCGCTGGCTGTGGCCGACCTGCTGGTGGGGACCTTAGTGTATCCCATGACCATCCACTCCTCCCTGACTTCCTGCGTCTTCAGCGACGCACTGCTCTGCCCGGTGCGCCAGGTGCTGGACGTCTCGCTGTGCACGGCGTCCATTTTGAACCTGTGCTGCATTTCCGTCGACAGATACTACGCGGTGTGTGAGCCGCTGAGATACAGAGTTAAAATAAACGATCATGTGGTGGTGCTCATGATCGCGGTGAACTGGGCCGTGTCCTTGCTGATCGGGCTTTGTTTAACTACAGTGGAGATTCATGCACCGTGCGAGGGCCTGTGTgttattgttgtgtttgtcaGGCTTCTGGGACTCATTATCGCCTTCTACCTGCCGATGACGGTCATGCTGTCTATCTACCTGAAGATCTTCATGGTGGCGCACAGACAGGTGCGCAGCATCCAGGTGGCTGTCCTCAAGACCTCGAACCCGACCATCAGTCGGATGGAAAGGAAGGCGACCACAACCTTGGCCGTCGTCATGGGAACGTTCCTCATCTGCTGGCTTCCCTTTTTCCTCTACACCACCCTCCTCTTTGTGACGCCCGTCAACCTACTTGTGATGGAGTTTCTCAACTGGTTTGCTTTATGTAACTCCACGCTGAATCCCTTCATTTATGGGTTTTTCTACAGCTGGTTCAGGTCGGCTTTCAGGATGATCATAGCTGGTAAAATCTTTAAAGGGGATTTTAGGAACTCAAGACTTCAATGA
- the LOC128768598 gene encoding trace amine-associated receptor 1-like: MDSLCLSPLSIPDLMDASNRTGARHCSGFSDDHIQAFLCFLFYFFLSAFSIVTVCGNLLVLVSVTYFRQLHTPTNFLVLSLAMCDLLVGAVVFPLSMKSSESSCRRLYDSLCRVRGILDVSLCSCSILNLSCISIDRYYAVCHPLTYKSKINSHVVAGMILLIWTVSAMIGISFLFAHSHRAVCGEPCLIANAAGLLFSFYLPVLTILLIYLRIFLVAHQQARSIQKVTNASRMERRATRTLVIVMGVFLACWLPFFLCTTVRSFSNILLPSSFVETLNWLALSNSMLNPFIYAFFYSWFRAAFKIIISGKIICGSFKNSMLQ; this comes from the coding sequence ATGGACTCTCTGTGTTTATCTCCGCTCTCTATTCCAGATCTCATGGACGCCTCCAACAGGACGGGTGCACGTCACTGTTCTGGATTCAGCGACGACCACATTCAAGCCTTTCTCTGTTTCCTgttctacttcttcctcagtGCCTTCTCCATCGTCACCGTGTGCGGCAACCTGCTGGTGTTGGTGTCGGTCACCTACTTCAGACAGCTGCACACGCCCACCAACTTCCTGGTTCTGTCTCTGGCCATGTGCGACCTGCTGGTGGGCGCCGTGGTCTTCCCTCTCTCCATGAAGTCCTCCGAAAGCTCCTGCCGCCGTCTTTACGACTCCTTGTGTAGAGTTCGGGGCATCCTGGACGTGTCTCTGTGCAGCTGTTCTATTCTCAACCTCAGCTGCATTTCCATCGACAGATACTACGCTGTGTGTCACCCGCTGACCTATAAGAGCAAGATCAACAGCCACGTGGTCGCGGGGATGATCCTTCTGATCTGGACTGTCTCCGCCATGATCGGAATCAGCTTCTTATTTGCACATTCTCATCGTGCGGTTTGTGGTGAACCGTGTTTGATCGCGAACGCAGCCGGACTCCTGTTCTCCTTCTACCTCCCAGTGCTGACCATCCTGCTGATCTATCTGAGGATCTTCCTGGTGGCCCACCAGCAGGCGCGCAGCATTCAGAAGGTGACCAACGCCAGCCGCATGGAGAGAAGAGCCACCAGGACCCTGGTCATCGTCATGGGGGTCTTCCTGGCTTGCTGGCTGCCCTTCTTCCTCTGCACCACCGTGCGCTCCTTCAGCAACATCCTCTTGCCCAGTTCCTTTGTTGAAACCCTGAACTGGCTGGCGCTGTCCAACTCCATGCTCAACCCCTTCATCTATGCTTTCTTCTACAGCTGGTTCCGAGCTGCCTTTAAAATCATCATATCGGGGAAAATCATTTGTGGCAGTTTTAAAAACTCAATGCTGCAATGA